One genomic segment of Scyliorhinus canicula chromosome 10, sScyCan1.1, whole genome shotgun sequence includes these proteins:
- the LOC119972177 gene encoding 60S acidic ribosomal protein P1-like → MASTSELTCIYSALILHDDEVTITKALANIDINSLVCNIGAGQCAPAAAAVVSTAAHVAAEEKKEENKQEESEASDNDMGFGLFD, encoded by the exons atggcctccacctcggAACTCACCTGTATCTACAGCGCTCTCATCCTGCACGACGACgaggtcaccatcaccaaa GCATTGGCTAATATTGACATCAATAGTCTGGTCTGCAAcattggtgctggtcaatgtgccCCAGCTGCCGCAGCAGTTGTTTCCACCGCTGCCCAtgttgctgctgaagagaaaaaggaagagaacaaacaggaagaatctgaagCGTCTGACAATGACATGGGCTTTGGTCTCTTTGATTAA